Genomic DNA from Nitrospinota bacterium:
CGGAAATCGTCCATAGTCAGCTTCGCTTTGGCCTGATTGCGGCTCAAGGCGCGCCCGGCGCCGTGGGAAGATGAGTTCAGGCTTTTCGGATTCCCTTTGCCCTCCACCACAAAGCTGCCGTCGCGCATGTTGCCCGGAATCACCCCGGCCATCCCCTCTTCGGCCTGGGTGGCGCCTTTGCGGTGTATCCACAGCCCGTCCTTTTCCTCGGCGTGGTTGTGGTTTCGGTTGATGAACTCCAGTTGCTCGGGCGCATCCCCCGGCTTTGCGTAATAATAAATCTCCCGCAACACCCGCTCGATGATTTTCTTCCTGTTTTCCAGCGCGAACTCCTGGCAGAACTTCATGTCCGTTATGTAATCGCGCCCCTCGCCGCTTTTGGTGTCAAATCCATAATGCCCCTCTTTGGCCTTTTCCGAGCCGGAGGCAAGCTTCATGTAATGCGTCGCCACGGAATGCCCCACGTTCCTGCTGCCGGAATGGACCACCACCCAAAGGTGTTTTTCCTCGTCGTAGCTTAACTCTATGAAATGGTTCCCGCCCCCCAGGGAGCCAAGCTGGCAAAGTCCGTCCCTGCCGAAGATCTTTTTCAAGGCGGGGGTCATGGGAATATGCTCGTGATTCCATTGCTCCGGGCGTTTGTTATGCGCAAAGCCTGTGGGGACGGCCCGGTATATGCTCTGGAAAATCTTTTCACGCAGGGGCATGATCTCGTCCACGGTCATCGGGGTCTTCACGGCGCACATGCCGCATCCGATGTCATACCCCACCCAGGCGGGGAGGATGACCCCCTCGGTTGCCACCACGGCTCCGATGGGAAGCGAATATCCCACGTGCGCGTCCGGCAGGAGCGCCCCTTTCACCACAAAAGGCTGGTCCATGGCGGAGTGGAACTGCCGAAGAGTCTGGTCGTCCGCCTTTTCGGCGAAAATATTGTAATTGCGGCTCATCTGGCTTTGTCCATATGGCAAATGGTGATCCTTTCCTTATATTGATTATATCCCTCCACCCCGCTGGGCGGGTTTTTAAACATTTTTTTGAAAGCCGTTAAAGTTTCACCCAATGGCGCCGAAAAGACAATCAGGGCGTCACTGTCCATTTGACGCCGGTGGTGTCATGTACTTTTGATGGCGGTGGTGTCATGTACTTTTGATGGCGGTGGTGTCATGTACTTTTGATGGCGGTAACTGAAAATGAGAGTCAGCGTAATGGCCCCGGCCAAGACCGAGCAGCACCCCGCGTGGGTGAAGCTGTTCGGTTATGTTCAGGCGATGGGCAACTGCGTGATTTCACGCCTGGTGATCCAGGACAGGGTGCCGATCTTCATGGAGCAATCCTATGAGGACATCAGCCTTTCCGGCAACGGTCACGGGAAGTACAGCCCCGCCCAGCCAGGCCTTGGCTCCTTCCGCGTGATGGAATTCAGCCCCGGATGGTCAAAACTGTTCGCCATCGCCACGGACCTTGTCTATTGCGAGTTCCACGACTTGAAGTTTGAGAACGGCGCGCCGACGCATATCGGGAAACTGGTGAACAAGGAGAAGCTGGTCTAATTAAATCTGTGCCCAGCTACGGCCTCAGAATCCATCCATTCTCACGAAAACACGACAGTCATGTGACCGCCATGCCGGCGGTGGGGCGGGGTCTTCACCACGATCTCTACATCCTTGCCGAGACGGGCGAGGCATTCGAGCATCTTGCTTTCGGATATGCCGCGGAATTTGCCGCGTAGCATGTTTGATAACTTGGATTGCGGCATGTTGAGGATTCCAGAGGCTTCCATCTGCGTCAACCCGCGTTTTTTGATGATTTCGCCGATACCAGCCGCCAATCGGGCCTTGACGAGCATCTCCCCGGCGTTAGCCATGCCCAAATCGGCGTAAACGTTTTTTGAACCTTCTTCCACATCTTTCATTTTTTCCCCCCGGCGTGCTTTGCCGCCAGCTTCAACCGCTCCATTATCAAGTCCATATCCCTCTTGGGCGTTTCCGCTCCTTTGCGTGATTTCTTCTGGAAGCAGCTCAACACATATACCGCGTTGGCGAATCGAACCGTGTAAACAGCCCTGTATGTGGCTGCGCGCCAATCTTCCACCACTTCCATTACACCGGCGTTCCCGAAGCCCTTTAACGGCTTTGTCTGCTCGTGTTTTCCTCCGGTCTGCGCAAGGTAAAGAGCATAACCGAAAGTGTCGAGCACCGGCGCTGGCATTTGAAGGAGGTCCTTCTTTGAGGAACCGATCCATATAAGCGGCTTAGGCTCAAAGGCGCTCA
This window encodes:
- a CDS encoding RtcB family protein → MSRNYNIFAEKADDQTLRQFHSAMDQPFVVKGALLPDAHVGYSLPIGAVVATEGVILPAWVGYDIGCGMCAVKTPMTVDEIMPLREKIFQSIYRAVPTGFAHNKRPEQWNHEHIPMTPALKKIFGRDGLCQLGSLGGGNHFIELSYDEEKHLWVVVHSGSRNVGHSVATHYMKLASGSEKAKEGHYGFDTKSGEGRDYITDMKFCQEFALENRKKIIERVLREIYYYAKPGDAPEQLEFINRNHNHAEEKDGLWIHRKGATQAEEGMAGVIPGNMRDGSFVVEGKGNPKSLNSSSHGAGRALSRNQAKAKLTMDDFRRQLEGITAKVAQSTLDEAPAAYKDIFEIMRLQADMVTVKHHLIPVVNIKG
- a CDS encoding XRE family transcriptional regulator, with the protein product MKDVEEGSKNVYADLGMANAGEMLVKARLAAGIGEIIKKRGLTQMEASGILNMPQSKLSNMLRGKFRGISESKMLECLARLGKDVEIVVKTPPHRRHGGHMTVVFS
- a CDS encoding type II toxin-antitoxin system RelE/ParE family toxin encodes the protein MSAFEPKPLIWIGSSKKDLLQMPAPVLDTFGYALYLAQTGGKHEQTKPLKGFGNAGVMEVVEDWRAATYRAVYTVRFANAVYVLSCFQKKSRKGAETPKRDMDLIMERLKLAAKHAGGKK